A part of Paraliobacillus zengyii genomic DNA contains:
- a CDS encoding DUF3813 domain-containing protein, which produces MANHLFQQAKDAMQRVTSGTNYTEEDKQAASKAVQAAYAQATPEEQRELQQLEVHLSDEQALD; this is translated from the coding sequence GTGGCAAATCATTTATTTCAGCAAGCAAAAGACGCGATGCAACGTGTAACATCAGGAACAAATTATACAGAAGAAGACAAGCAAGCTGCTTCTAAAGCTGTTCAAGCTGCCTATGCACAGGCTACCCCTGAAGAACAAAGAGAATTACAACAGTTAGAAGTTCATTTAAGTGATGAACAAGCATTAGATTAA
- a CDS encoding competence protein, whose product MSKKSKSKRFTAQGADVVKKHDERFPYHERLIDTDATKNNL is encoded by the coding sequence ATGTCTAAAAAAAGTAAATCAAAACGTTTTACTGCACAAGGGGCAGATGTAGTAAAAAAACATGATGAACGCTTTCCTTACCACGAACGCTTAATAGACACAGACGCAACAAAAAACAACTTGTAG
- a CDS encoding Cof-type HAD-IIB family hydrolase translates to MTKTRHLIALDLDGTLLTDKKVISERTKKIVLKAKEEGHIVVIATGRPHRASIDYYHELGLDTPMVNFNGALIHHPTDSKWKALHSPLPKRTALKIVQTCYDLEVNNIMAEVTDDVYLDRYDEELMTILHTDREKNPIVIGSLKNELKEDPTSLLIHPREDHIVALREQLDLDHAEVIEHRKWGAPWNVIEIVRKGMNKAVGLQRIAHYYNIPQANVIAFGDEDNDNEMIEYAGAGVAMGNAIDELKDLANHITATNEEDGIGEFLETYLKLKVDA, encoded by the coding sequence ATGACAAAGACACGACATCTAATTGCTTTAGATCTTGATGGAACATTGTTAACTGACAAAAAAGTAATTAGTGAACGTACAAAAAAAATTGTTTTAAAAGCAAAAGAAGAAGGTCACATCGTCGTAATTGCTACTGGTAGACCACATCGAGCTAGTATTGATTACTATCATGAATTAGGCTTGGATACACCGATGGTTAATTTTAATGGTGCACTTATTCACCACCCTACAGATTCTAAATGGAAAGCATTACATAGTCCACTTCCAAAACGGACAGCTTTAAAAATAGTTCAAACTTGCTACGATCTAGAAGTGAACAATATTATGGCTGAAGTTACTGATGATGTTTACTTAGATCGATATGATGAAGAGTTAATGACCATTTTGCATACAGATAGAGAAAAAAATCCAATTGTAATTGGTAGCTTAAAGAATGAATTAAAGGAAGATCCTACTTCTTTATTAATTCATCCACGTGAAGACCACATTGTAGCTTTGCGCGAGCAATTAGATCTTGATCATGCTGAAGTAATTGAACATCGTAAATGGGGCGCCCCATGGAATGTGATTGAAATTGTTCGTAAAGGTATGAATAAAGCTGTTGGTTTACAACGTATTGCACATTATTACAATATTCCTCAAGCAAATGTTATCGCTTTTGGCGATGAAGATAATGATAATGAAATGATTGAGTATGCTGGTGCTGGCGTTGCGATGGGCAATGCCATAGATGAATTAAAAGATCTTGCTAATCATATTACTGCGACGAATGAAGAAGATGGTATAGGTGAATTTTTAGAAACATATTTAAAATTAAAGGTCGATGCCTAA
- a CDS encoding prolyl oligopeptidase family serine peptidase, with protein sequence MIHIEKEIWHEIPILVIVDSEKKEEPLPVLTYIHGFTSAKEHNLPLAYLMAEKGYRVLLPDCFLHGERVINLDEKQRQMKFFDIIKQNILDLKLIKEILDQRGLLLDNRFGLAGTSMGGITTAAALTQYPWIKSAAILMGTPKITIYARQIIQEIQKQGVNLPMSTEEIEKMLESLNAIDLSMQPERLDGRPLFFWHGEKDMVVPFDHAHSFHQQILGEYKNQESIRFIPEIGAGHKVSRLAILETVKWFELQL encoded by the coding sequence ATGATACATATTGAAAAGGAAATTTGGCATGAAATTCCGATTTTGGTTATTGTAGATAGTGAAAAGAAAGAAGAGCCTTTACCAGTATTAACTTATATACATGGATTTACAAGCGCAAAAGAACATAATTTACCACTTGCATATCTAATGGCTGAAAAAGGTTATCGTGTTTTGTTACCGGATTGTTTTTTGCATGGTGAACGGGTAATAAATCTTGATGAAAAACAACGTCAAATGAAATTCTTTGACATTATAAAACAAAATATACTGGATCTAAAATTAATAAAAGAAATATTAGATCAACGCGGATTATTATTGGATAATCGTTTTGGATTAGCTGGGACAAGTATGGGCGGTATTACAACTGCGGCTGCTTTAACACAATATCCTTGGATTAAATCGGCAGCAATTTTAATGGGTACACCTAAAATCACGATATACGCGCGCCAGATAATTCAAGAAATTCAAAAGCAAGGCGTCAATCTCCCAATGTCAACAGAAGAAATAGAGAAGATGCTCGAGAGTTTAAATGCAATTGATTTATCGATGCAGCCTGAAAGATTAGATGGAAGGCCTTTATTCTTCTGGCACGGTGAAAAAGATATGGTTGTACCATTTGACCACGCTCATAGCTTTCATCAACAAATTCTAGGTGAATACAAGAACCAAGAAAGTATTCGATTTATACCTGAAATTGGTGCTGGGCATAAGGTAAGTCGCTTAGCTATTTTAGAAACAGTGAAATGGTTTGAATTGCAATTATAG
- a CDS encoding metal-sulfur cluster assembly factor, with translation MEEALQENLMGALENVIDPELGIDIVNLGLVYGVNLEDDGLAVVTMTLTAMGCPLAAHIEEDVKSVLADLPEVKDTRVDIVWSPPWGKERMSRYAKIALGIPD, from the coding sequence ATGGAGGAAGCGTTACAAGAGAATCTAATGGGTGCTTTGGAGAATGTAATTGATCCCGAGCTTGGAATAGATATAGTTAATTTAGGTCTTGTTTATGGCGTTAATTTAGAAGATGATGGCCTTGCTGTTGTCACGATGACTTTGACAGCAATGGGCTGTCCATTAGCTGCGCATATTGAAGAAGACGTCAAGAGTGTTCTTGCAGATCTTCCTGAAGTAAAAGATACAAGAGTTGATATTGTGTGGAGCCCACCTTGGGGTAAAGAACGCATGTCACGTTATGCGAAAATAGCACTTGGTATTCCAGATTGA
- a CDS encoding Crp/Fnr family transcriptional regulator yields the protein MRDESTIQLFKSIPLFKDLAPAELEPILSLMKSHTYQRGNHVFMQGEPLTTVFFIKTGSINIYKTDIHGKEQIVNLLTKGDMFPHQGFFRKGNYPAHAQAVEETEIYSLPIQTFENFLITNPSISIKLIHVLGGLIIDLQNRLEEQILHNTYEQIIMLLLRLTETHGEEQVNGWFVLQTPFSNQQLANMIGSSRESVSRTLSQLKKQQTIKKHQNGALLINKELLNHLLFNN from the coding sequence ATGAGAGATGAATCAACCATTCAATTATTTAAATCTATACCATTGTTCAAAGATTTAGCACCAGCAGAACTTGAGCCTATTTTGTCACTAATGAAGTCACATACATATCAACGTGGCAATCATGTTTTCATGCAGGGGGAACCTTTAACAACTGTCTTCTTTATTAAAACTGGCAGTATAAACATTTACAAAACAGATATTCATGGTAAAGAACAAATTGTGAATTTGTTGACCAAAGGGGATATGTTTCCACATCAAGGATTTTTCAGGAAAGGTAACTACCCGGCACATGCCCAAGCTGTTGAAGAGACAGAAATATATTCTTTACCAATCCAAACATTTGAAAACTTTTTAATTACTAACCCTTCGATTAGCATCAAATTAATTCACGTATTAGGTGGGTTAATCATTGATTTACAGAATAGATTAGAGGAACAAATTTTACATAATACCTATGAACAAATCATTATGTTGTTATTACGTCTAACTGAAACACATGGCGAAGAACAAGTAAACGGATGGTTTGTTCTGCAAACTCCTTTCTCTAATCAACAACTTGCAAATATGATCGGCTCAAGTAGAGAATCAGTCAGCCGCACATTGTCTCAGTTAAAAAAACAACAAACTATTAAGAAGCATCAGAACGGTGCATTACTTATAAACAAGGAATTGTTAAATCATTTATTATTTAACAATTAA
- a CDS encoding Crp/Fnr family transcriptional regulator produces the protein MPVSQNTSIELATVLSAIDYTLPIKKNTYLFQQGEEVSDLFIIKSGSIQIGKISSDGRELFLRICSKDDIVGELTLDNEEVKYILNAKVTEDGEVGVIKRKTLEEKILTNPKLSIELLKIMNLNYRRDQTKFRDLVSHGKKGALYSTLIRLSNSYGEKKKEGILLEINLTNQELANFCGTSRESVNRLLNELKRLNIIGMEKGKITIFDLDYLKTEINCENCPIVLCTIN, from the coding sequence ATTCCTGTATCACAAAACACATCAATAGAACTTGCAACTGTTTTGTCAGCAATCGATTATACTTTACCAATAAAAAAAAATACGTACCTTTTCCAACAAGGCGAAGAAGTATCTGACCTCTTTATTATTAAATCAGGTAGCATACAAATCGGTAAAATTTCATCGGACGGTCGAGAACTATTTTTACGCATTTGCTCCAAAGATGACATTGTTGGGGAACTTACATTAGATAATGAAGAGGTAAAGTACATTTTAAATGCCAAAGTAACCGAAGACGGAGAAGTTGGCGTAATTAAAAGAAAAACATTAGAGGAAAAAATACTAACGAATCCCAAACTGTCGATTGAGTTATTAAAAATAATGAATCTTAACTATCGACGTGATCAAACAAAATTCAGAGATCTAGTTTCTCATGGGAAAAAAGGTGCTTTATATTCAACACTAATTCGACTTTCCAATAGCTATGGAGAGAAGAAAAAGGAAGGCATATTACTAGAAATTAATCTTACAAATCAAGAACTAGCAAATTTTTGCGGAACCTCTCGTGAAAGTGTTAATCGTTTATTAAATGAATTAAAACGTCTTAACATTATCGGAATGGAAAAAGGCAAAATCACTATTTTTGATTTAGATTATTTAAAAACAGAAATAAACTGTGAAAACTGCCCCATCGTGTTATGTACAATTAATTAA